The following are from one region of the Pseudomonas putida genome:
- a CDS encoding BON domain-containing protein: protein MTPMRLGLMALTLCLSVTGCSSVLTSTRNSPIEDDRGTRTIGSKIDDSLIETKASVNIAKASPDLDKGSHIVVSSYNGIVLLAGQTPRADLKSLAEQTASQVQRVKKVHNELQVMQPSSILARNNDAWLTTKIKAQMLTDNAVPSSRIKVITENGIVYLLGLVTQQEANSATAVVQGVSGVQKIVKLFEYID from the coding sequence ATGACCCCTATGCGCCTCGGCCTGATGGCCCTGACCCTGTGCCTGAGCGTCACTGGTTGCAGCTCGGTACTGACCTCTACCCGCAATTCGCCGATCGAAGATGATCGCGGCACGCGCACCATCGGCAGCAAGATCGACGACTCGCTGATCGAAACCAAGGCCTCGGTCAATATCGCCAAGGCCAGCCCTGACCTGGACAAAGGTTCGCACATCGTTGTCAGCAGCTATAACGGCATCGTCCTGCTGGCCGGCCAGACCCCGCGCGCCGACCTCAAGAGCCTGGCCGAGCAGACCGCCAGCCAGGTGCAGCGGGTCAAGAAGGTGCACAACGAGCTGCAGGTGATGCAGCCCTCTTCCATCCTGGCGCGCAACAACGACGCCTGGCTGACCACCAAGATCAAAGCCCAGATGCTGACCGATAATGCCGTACCCAGCTCGCGCATCAAGGTGATTACCGAAAACGGCATCGTCTACCTGCTCGGCCTGGTGACCCAGCAGGAGGCCAACTCGGCCACTGCCGTGGTACAGGGCGTGTCGGGCGTGCAGAAGATCGTCAAGCTGTTCGAGTACATCGACTGA
- a CDS encoding YraN family protein: MAAASPTSAGQAAETQALEYLQGQGLQLLARNWRCKGGELDLVMLDADTVVFVEVRYRLHAGFGGALGSIDGRKQKRLVLAASLFLQKEPHWSNHPCRFDVVALQGSHHAGKPLQWLKNAFEC; this comes from the coding sequence ATGGCAGCTGCGTCGCCCACCAGCGCCGGGCAGGCAGCGGAAACCCAGGCCCTGGAATACCTTCAAGGGCAGGGCCTGCAACTGCTGGCGCGTAACTGGCGGTGCAAAGGCGGTGAGCTTGATCTGGTCATGCTCGACGCCGATACAGTAGTATTCGTCGAAGTCCGCTACCGGTTGCACGCGGGCTTCGGTGGCGCTCTCGGCAGCATCGACGGGCGCAAGCAGAAACGGCTGGTGCTCGCCGCCAGCCTGTTCCTGCAGAAGGAGCCCCACTGGAGCAACCACCCCTGCCGCTTCGACGTAGTCGCCCTGCAGGGTAGCCACCATGCAGGCAAACCGCTTCAATGGCTGAAAAACGCCTTCGAATGCTGA
- a CDS encoding cytochrome c1, with product MKKLIAVFLLAVMPAFSFAAEHGLELDKVDIDLSDKAAMQDGARTFANYCMGCHSAKFQRYERVADDLGIPHELMLEKLVFTGAKIGDHMQIGMKPSDAKTWFGAAPPDLTLVARVRGTDWLYTYLRSFYEDPSRPYGVNNKVFPNVGMPNVLVGLQGNQVIGCKQVQTVTDGKKQFDPLTGSPITHEACDQLTITPKSGTLTTEQFDEKVKNLVTFLAYSANPVKLESQRIGTYVLLYLAFFFVFAYLLKREYWKDVH from the coding sequence ATGAAAAAGTTGATTGCAGTATTTTTGCTGGCAGTGATGCCTGCCTTTTCCTTCGCTGCCGAACACGGCCTCGAGCTGGACAAGGTCGACATCGACCTGAGTGACAAGGCCGCCATGCAGGACGGTGCGCGTACCTTTGCCAACTATTGCATGGGTTGCCACAGTGCCAAGTTCCAGCGTTACGAGCGGGTGGCCGATGACCTGGGCATTCCGCACGAGCTGATGCTGGAGAAGCTGGTGTTCACGGGTGCCAAGATCGGTGACCACATGCAGATTGGCATGAAGCCCAGTGACGCCAAGACCTGGTTCGGCGCCGCGCCGCCCGACCTGACCCTGGTGGCCCGTGTGCGTGGTACCGACTGGTTGTACACCTACCTGCGCAGCTTCTATGAGGACCCATCGCGGCCTTACGGGGTAAACAACAAGGTGTTCCCGAACGTCGGCATGCCTAACGTGCTGGTCGGCCTGCAAGGCAACCAGGTGATTGGCTGCAAACAAGTGCAGACCGTGACCGATGGCAAGAAGCAATTCGACCCGTTGACCGGTAGCCCTATCACCCATGAAGCCTGCGACCAGCTGACCATTACGCCGAAATCCGGTACCCTGACAACCGAGCAGTTCGACGAGAAGGTCAAGAACCTGGTGACCTTCCTGGCCTATTCGGCCAACCCGGTCAAACTGGAAAGCCAGCGCATCGGTACCTACGTGTTGCTGTACCTGGCTTTCTTCTTCGTATTCGCCTATTTGCTCAAGCGTGAATACTGGAAGGACGTGCACTGA
- a CDS encoding alpha/beta fold hydrolase, with product MLVRETPLFIDGPSGQLEALYLDVANARGAVLICHPNPVQGGTMLNKVVSTLQRTARDAGYVTLRFNYRGVGQSAGSHDMGAGEVADAQAAAAWLREKHLGLPLVLMGFSFGGFVAASLAGRLEASGAELQQLFMIAPAVMRLTPEYPVPQRCPITVVQPDADEVVAPQLVYEWSDSLSRPHELLKVAECGHFFHGKLTDLKDLLLPRLSN from the coding sequence TTGCTTGTCCGCGAAACCCCCTTGTTCATCGATGGCCCCAGTGGCCAGCTGGAAGCCTTGTACCTGGACGTGGCCAATGCCCGCGGCGCGGTGCTGATCTGCCACCCCAACCCGGTCCAGGGCGGCACCATGCTCAACAAGGTGGTCTCGACCCTGCAACGCACCGCTCGTGACGCCGGCTACGTGACCTTGCGCTTCAACTACCGTGGCGTAGGGCAGAGCGCCGGCAGCCATGACATGGGCGCTGGCGAGGTGGCCGATGCCCAGGCCGCTGCGGCCTGGCTGCGCGAAAAGCACCTGGGCTTGCCGCTGGTGCTGATGGGCTTCTCGTTCGGCGGCTTCGTCGCTGCCAGCCTGGCCGGCCGCCTGGAGGCCTCAGGGGCAGAGCTGCAGCAACTGTTCATGATCGCCCCGGCGGTAATGCGCCTGACGCCGGAATACCCGGTGCCGCAGCGCTGCCCGATCACCGTGGTGCAGCCGGACGCCGACGAAGTGGTTGCGCCGCAGCTGGTTTACGAATGGTCCGACAGCCTGTCGCGCCCCCATGAGCTGCTGAAAGTGGCAGAATGCGGACACTTCTTCCATGGCAAGCTGACCGATCTGAAGGATCTGCTGCTGCCGCGCCTTTCGAACTGA
- a CDS encoding phosphoheptose isomerase, with amino-acid sequence MDMQSRIRRLFQASIDTKQQAMDILAPHIEQASLVMVNALLNEGKMLACGNGGSAGDAQHFSSELLNRFERERPSLPAIALTTDSSTLTSIANDYSYNEVFSKQIRALGQPGDVLLAISTSGNSANVIQAIQAAHDREMIVVALTGRDGGGMASLLLPEDVEIRVPSTITARVQEVHLLAIHCLCDLIDSQLFGSEE; translated from the coding sequence ATGGACATGCAATCCCGAATTCGCCGGCTGTTCCAAGCCAGCATCGATACCAAGCAACAGGCAATGGACATCCTGGCACCGCACATCGAGCAGGCCAGCCTGGTCATGGTCAACGCGCTGCTCAACGAGGGCAAGATGCTCGCCTGCGGCAATGGCGGCTCGGCCGGCGATGCCCAGCATTTTTCCTCGGAGCTGCTCAACCGCTTCGAGCGTGAACGGCCGAGCCTGCCGGCCATCGCGCTGACCACCGACAGCTCGACCCTGACCTCGATCGCCAACGACTACAGCTACAACGAAGTCTTTTCCAAGCAGATACGCGCGCTGGGCCAGCCCGGTGACGTTCTGCTGGCGATCTCCACCAGCGGCAACTCGGCCAACGTGATCCAGGCGATCCAGGCCGCACATGACCGCGAAATGATTGTCGTAGCATTGACTGGCCGCGACGGTGGCGGCATGGCTTCGCTGCTGCTGCCCGAAGACGTGGAAATCCGCGTACCTTCGACGATTACCGCACGCGTCCAGGAAGTCCACCTGCTGGCGATCCACTGCCTGTGTGATCTGATCGACAGCCAACTGTTCGGGAGTGAAGAATGA
- a CDS encoding glutathione S-transferase N-terminal domain-containing protein: MGATNRLACYSDPADHYSHRVRLVLAEKGISVQVIDVDPGRLPPKLIEVNPYGSVPTLVDRDLALYESTVVMEYLEERYPHPPLMPVYPVARGNSRLLMHRIQRDWCSLADTVLDPRSNEAARAEARKALRESLTGVSPLFGEFACFMSEEQSLVDCCLLPILWRLPVLGIELPRQAKPLLDYMERQFAREPFQASLSSVEREMRKL, encoded by the coding sequence ATGGGCGCAACCAACAGGTTAGCCTGCTATTCCGATCCCGCTGATCACTATTCCCATCGGGTACGTCTTGTGCTCGCCGAGAAGGGCATCAGCGTACAGGTCATCGATGTCGACCCCGGCCGCCTGCCGCCCAAGCTGATCGAGGTGAACCCTTACGGCAGTGTGCCGACGCTGGTCGACCGTGACCTGGCGTTGTATGAATCGACCGTGGTGATGGAATACCTCGAGGAGCGTTACCCGCACCCACCGCTGATGCCGGTATACCCGGTTGCGCGGGGGAACAGCCGCTTGCTGATGCACCGCATCCAGCGCGACTGGTGCTCCCTGGCCGATACCGTGCTCGACCCGCGCAGCAACGAGGCCGCTCGTGCCGAGGCGCGCAAGGCCTTGCGCGAGAGCCTGACCGGGGTCTCGCCCTTGTTTGGCGAGTTCGCCTGTTTCATGAGCGAGGAGCAAAGCCTGGTCGATTGTTGTCTACTGCCCATACTCTGGCGTTTGCCGGTGTTGGGCATCGAGTTGCCGCGGCAAGCCAAGCCGCTGCTGGATTACATGGAGCGTCAGTTCGCCCGCGAGCCTTTCCAGGCGAGCCTGTCCTCCGTAGAACGTGAAATGCGCAAGCTTTAA
- a CDS encoding DUF1043 family protein, which yields MELSLLVWLLPTLALVIGVVVGFVVARLLPNAAPSSTQRQLDDIQKRFDSYQNEVVTHFNSTAVLVKKLTQSYQDVQDHLAEGANSLALDDVTRQRLLAALHSEGAQGPRDRLTPPKDTAEVPRDYAPKAPNSPGMLDESYGLKR from the coding sequence GTGGAACTCTCGCTCCTTGTTTGGTTGTTGCCGACCCTGGCCCTGGTCATCGGCGTCGTGGTCGGTTTCGTCGTCGCTCGCCTGCTGCCCAATGCTGCGCCGAGCAGCACCCAGCGTCAGCTGGACGACATCCAGAAGCGCTTCGACAGCTACCAGAACGAAGTGGTCACCCACTTCAACAGCACCGCCGTGCTGGTCAAGAAACTGACCCAGAGCTACCAGGACGTTCAGGATCACCTGGCCGAAGGCGCCAACAGCCTGGCCCTTGATGACGTTACGCGCCAACGCCTGCTGGCGGCCCTGCATTCCGAGGGCGCGCAAGGCCCACGCGACCGCCTGACCCCGCCGAAGGACACTGCCGAAGTGCCGCGCGACTACGCACCGAAAGCGCCGAACTCGCCGGGCATGCTCGACGAGAGCTACGGCCTCAAGCGCTGA
- the rplM gene encoding 50S ribosomal protein L13 — MKTFTAKPETVKREWFVVDAAGQTLGRLATEIASRLRGKHKPEYTPHVDTGDYIVVINAEQVRVTGAKSSDKMYYSHSGFPGGIKEINFEKLIAKAPERVIETAVKGMLPKNPLGRDMYRKLKVYAGAAHPHTAQQPQELKI, encoded by the coding sequence ATGAAAACTTTTACTGCTAAACCGGAAACAGTAAAGCGCGAGTGGTTCGTAGTCGACGCCGCTGGCCAGACCCTGGGTCGTCTGGCTACCGAAATCGCTAGCCGTCTGCGTGGCAAACACAAGCCAGAATACACCCCTCACGTTGACACCGGCGACTACATCGTCGTTATCAACGCCGAGCAGGTTCGTGTGACTGGTGCCAAGTCTTCCGACAAGATGTACTACTCCCACTCCGGTTTCCCGGGCGGTATCAAGGAAATCAACTTCGAGAAGTTGATCGCCAAGGCCCCTGAGCGTGTTATCGAAACTGCGGTCAAAGGCATGCTGCCGAAGAACCCGCTGGGTCGCGACATGTACCGCAAGCTGAAAGTGTACGCGGGTGCTGCTCACCCACACACTGCTCAGCAGCCTCAAGAACTGAAGATCTAA
- a CDS encoding ClpXP protease specificity-enhancing factor — MNSSRPYLVRALYEWIVDNDCTPHMLVNAEFPKVQVPDGFASDGQIVLNISPSAVRSLHMDNDAVSFEGRFSGVAHSLFVPVGAILGIYARENGQGMVFELEPSQDDEGLEDDDVQPDDDGPPEGGGQPPRPTGRPSLKVVK, encoded by the coding sequence ATGAACTCCAGTCGCCCCTATCTGGTTCGAGCACTGTACGAGTGGATCGTCGACAACGATTGCACGCCCCATATGCTGGTCAATGCCGAGTTCCCGAAGGTCCAGGTGCCGGATGGTTTCGCCAGTGATGGCCAGATTGTGTTGAATATCTCGCCAAGCGCCGTGCGCAGCCTGCACATGGACAACGACGCGGTCAGCTTCGAGGGCCGCTTCAGTGGCGTGGCTCACTCGCTGTTTGTGCCGGTTGGCGCCATCCTGGGTATCTACGCCCGGGAAAATGGCCAGGGCATGGTTTTTGAGCTAGAGCCGTCGCAGGATGACGAGGGCCTGGAAGACGATGATGTGCAGCCGGATGACGATGGCCCGCCAGAGGGTGGCGGCCAGCCACCACGTCCGACTGGCCGACCAAGCCTGAAAGTGGTCAAGTAA
- a CDS encoding GlxA family transcriptional regulator → MQAKDFFHLASLRYSKQLGLGLQPMFEIRLVSPDGQPVDSFSNVQLPVDGGLEDADVIILPAFWDDFDNLLQRYPQVLPWLREQHARGAVLCAEASGVFWLAESGLLDGKEATTYWRFFSSFAERFPKIRLNQDKHLTDADNIYCAGGATSACDLYIYLIERFCGANVARAVSRDILYEVQRNYTPGRMGFGGQKLHQDLIILQIQHWLEEHFADKFRFEDVARNHGMSIRNFMRRFQGATGDKPLHYLQRLRIETAKGLLSSTRKSIKTISYEVGYDDASFFARLFRQHTELSPNQYRQQFMQEA, encoded by the coding sequence ATGCAGGCCAAGGATTTCTTCCACCTCGCCAGCTTGCGCTACAGCAAACAGCTGGGCCTGGGCCTGCAGCCGATGTTCGAGATCCGCCTGGTGAGCCCCGACGGCCAGCCCGTGGACAGCTTCAGCAATGTGCAACTCCCGGTCGATGGCGGCCTGGAAGACGCCGATGTGATCATTCTCCCGGCCTTCTGGGACGACTTCGACAACCTGCTGCAGCGTTATCCACAGGTGCTGCCGTGGCTGCGTGAACAGCATGCCCGTGGCGCTGTGCTGTGCGCCGAGGCCAGTGGGGTGTTCTGGCTGGCCGAGTCCGGCCTGCTCGACGGCAAGGAGGCGACCACCTACTGGCGCTTCTTCAGCAGCTTTGCCGAGCGCTTCCCGAAGATCCGACTGAACCAGGACAAGCACCTGACCGACGCCGACAATATCTATTGTGCTGGCGGCGCCACTTCAGCCTGCGACCTGTATATCTACCTGATCGAACGCTTCTGTGGTGCCAACGTGGCCCGCGCCGTATCCCGCGACATCCTCTACGAAGTGCAGCGCAACTACACCCCGGGGCGCATGGGTTTTGGCGGGCAGAAGCTGCACCAGGACCTGATCATCCTGCAGATCCAGCATTGGCTGGAGGAGCACTTCGCCGACAAGTTCCGCTTCGAGGACGTCGCTCGCAACCACGGCATGAGCATTCGCAACTTCATGCGCCGCTTCCAGGGCGCGACGGGGGACAAACCGCTGCACTACCTGCAACGGTTGCGGATCGAGACAGCCAAGGGGTTGTTGTCGAGCACGCGCAAAAGCATCAAGACCATCAGTTACGAGGTCGGCTATGACGATGCCAGTTTCTTTGCGCGGCTGTTCCGCCAGCATACCGAGTTGTCGCCGAACCAGTATCGGCAGCAGTTCATGCAGGAGGCTTGA
- the rpsI gene encoding 30S ribosomal protein S9, translating to MSATQNYGTGRRKTATARVFLRPGTGNISINNRSLDVFFGRETARMVVRQPLELTETVEKFDIYVTVSGGGVSGQAGAIRHGITRALMEYDETLRGALRRAGYVTRDAREVERKKVGLRKARKRPQYSKR from the coding sequence ATGTCGGCGACTCAAAACTACGGCACTGGCCGTCGCAAGACCGCAACCGCTCGCGTATTCCTGCGTCCGGGTACTGGTAACATTTCCATCAACAACCGTTCTCTGGACGTGTTCTTCGGTCGCGAAACCGCTCGCATGGTTGTTCGTCAGCCGCTCGAGCTGACCGAAACCGTCGAGAAGTTCGACATCTACGTCACCGTTTCCGGTGGTGGTGTCAGCGGTCAAGCCGGTGCGATCCGTCACGGTATCACCCGCGCTCTGATGGAATACGACGAAACCCTGCGTGGCGCTCTGCGTCGTGCTGGCTACGTCACCCGCGACGCTCGTGAAGTCGAGCGTAAGAAAGTGGGTCTGCGTAAAGCGCGTAAGCGTCCTCAGTACTCCAAGCGTTAA
- a CDS encoding YgdI/YgdR family lipoprotein has translation MKKLLLPALLFGTVATLAGCSTPSQIILNDGREIQTVDVPEFDADSGFYEFQQLDGKRTRINKDQVRTISDL, from the coding sequence ATGAAAAAGCTTCTGCTGCCAGCCCTGCTGTTCGGCACCGTCGCCACCCTGGCCGGCTGCTCCACCCCTAGCCAGATCATTCTCAACGACGGCCGTGAAATCCAGACGGTCGACGTACCGGAATTCGATGCCGACTCCGGCTTCTACGAGTTCCAGCAACTCGACGGCAAACGCACCCGCATCAACAAGGATCAGGTACGCACCATCAGCGACCTGTAA
- a CDS encoding Lrp/AsnC family transcriptional regulator: protein MPLSLDRTDRALLAALQDNARLTVAELADQVALTTSPCWRRVKLLEDNGYITGYQAILSPKSLGFGVTAFVSIMMDSHTKDMALAFERRLMEIPEIVACHNISGRYDFLLEILARDLESFGEFAREVLQRLPGVKEIYSSFSYKEVKSKRIIPVTERHI from the coding sequence ATGCCTTTAAGCCTCGACCGCACCGACCGCGCCCTGCTGGCTGCCCTGCAGGACAACGCCCGCCTCACCGTTGCCGAACTCGCCGACCAGGTGGCACTGACCACCTCGCCCTGTTGGCGACGGGTCAAGTTGCTGGAGGACAACGGCTACATCACCGGCTACCAGGCCATCCTTTCGCCCAAGTCGCTGGGGTTTGGCGTGACCGCGTTCGTCAGCATCATGATGGACTCGCACACCAAGGACATGGCGCTGGCGTTCGAGCGACGGCTGATGGAGATTCCCGAGATCGTCGCCTGCCATAACATTTCCGGGAGGTATGATTTTCTGCTGGAGATCCTGGCGCGGGACCTGGAGTCGTTTGGGGAGTTTGCGCGAGAGGTTTTGCAGCGATTGCCAGGCGTAAAGGAGATCTATTCGAGCTTTTCCTACAAAGAGGTGAAAAGCAAGCGAATAATTCCGGTAACAGAACGACACATCTGA
- the zapE gene encoding cell division protein ZapE, whose protein sequence is MTPLERYQADLKRPDFFHDAAQETAVRHLQRLYDDLVHAQNNKPGVFGKLFGKKEQTPVKGLYFWGGVGRGKTYLVDTFFEALPFKQKMRTHFHRFMKRVHEEMKTLKGEKNPLTIIAKRFSEEAKVICFDEFFVSDITDAMILGTLMEELFKNGVSLVATSNIVPDGLYKDGLQRARFLPAIAMIKQYTEVVNVDSGVDYRLRHLEQAELYHYPLDEAAHQSLRASFKALTPECTQAVENDVLMIENRPINALLTCDDVAWFDFRALCDGPRSQNDYIELGKIFHAVLLSNVEQMGVTTDDIARRFINMVDEFYDRNVKLIISAEVELKDLYTGGRLAFEFQRTLSRLLEMQSHEFLARAHKP, encoded by the coding sequence ATGACGCCCCTAGAACGATATCAAGCAGATCTGAAACGTCCCGACTTCTTCCATGACGCGGCGCAGGAAACTGCGGTGCGTCACCTGCAGCGCCTGTACGACGACCTGGTACACGCGCAGAACAACAAGCCGGGGGTATTCGGCAAGCTGTTCGGCAAGAAGGAGCAGACCCCGGTCAAGGGCCTGTACTTCTGGGGTGGGGTAGGGCGCGGCAAGACTTACCTGGTCGATACCTTCTTCGAGGCGCTGCCGTTCAAGCAGAAGATGCGCACGCACTTCCACCGCTTCATGAAGCGCGTGCACGAGGAAATGAAAACCCTCAAGGGCGAAAAGAACCCGCTGACCATCATCGCCAAACGCTTCAGCGAAGAAGCCAAGGTGATCTGCTTCGACGAATTCTTCGTGTCGGACATTACCGACGCGATGATCCTCGGCACCCTGATGGAAGAGCTGTTCAAGAACGGCGTATCGCTGGTGGCCACCTCCAACATCGTGCCGGACGGCCTGTACAAGGACGGCCTGCAGCGCGCGCGCTTCCTGCCGGCCATCGCCATGATCAAGCAGTACACCGAGGTGGTGAACGTCGACAGCGGGGTCGACTACCGCCTGCGTCACCTGGAACAGGCCGAGCTGTATCACTACCCACTCGATGAGGCGGCGCACCAGAGCCTGCGCGCCAGCTTCAAGGCACTGACTCCCGAGTGCACCCAGGCGGTCGAGAACGATGTGCTGATGATCGAGAATCGCCCGATCAATGCCCTGCTTACCTGCGACGACGTGGCCTGGTTCGACTTCCGCGCCCTGTGCGACGGCCCTCGCAGCCAGAACGACTACATCGAACTGGGCAAGATCTTCCATGCCGTGCTGCTGAGCAACGTGGAGCAGATGGGCGTCACCACCGATGACATTGCCCGCCGCTTCATCAACATGGTTGACGAGTTCTATGACCGCAACGTCAAGCTGATCATCTCGGCCGAGGTGGAGCTGAAGGACCTGTATACCGGCGGGCGGCTGGCCTTCGAGTTCCAGCGTACCCTGAGCCGGTTGCTGGAGATGCAGTCGCACGAGTTCCTGGCGCGCGCTCACAAGCCGTAA
- a CDS encoding methionine gamma-lyase, with translation MRDSHDKTGFATRAIHHGYDPLSHGGALVPPVYQTATYAFPTVEYGAACFAGEEPGHFYSRISNPTLALLEQRMASLEGGEAGLALASGMGAITSTIWTLLRPGDELIVGRTLYGCTFAFLHHGIGEFGVKIRHVDLNDAKALKAAINGKTRMIYFETPANPNMQLVDIAAVAEAVRGHDVHVVVDNTYCTPYLQRPLELGADLVVHSATKYLSGHGDITAGLVVGRKALIDRIRLEGLKDMTGAVLSPHDAALLMRGIKTLALRMDRHCANARQVAEFLARQPQVELIHYPGLPSFAQYELAQRQMRLPGGMIAFELKGGIEAGRRFMNALQLFARAVSLGDAESLAQHPASMTHSSYTAKERAHHGISEGLVRLSVGLEDVEDLLADVEQALQACS, from the coding sequence ATGCGCGACTCCCATGACAAGACCGGTTTCGCCACACGGGCCATTCACCATGGCTACGACCCGCTTTCCCACGGTGGCGCCTTGGTGCCGCCGGTGTACCAGACTGCTACCTATGCCTTCCCAACCGTCGAGTACGGCGCTGCGTGCTTCGCCGGCGAGGAGCCGGGGCATTTCTACAGCCGCATCTCCAACCCGACCCTGGCCTTGCTGGAGCAGCGCATGGCCTCGCTGGAGGGCGGCGAGGCGGGGCTGGCGTTGGCGTCGGGCATGGGGGCCATCACCTCGACGATCTGGACCCTGCTGCGCCCTGGCGACGAGCTGATCGTCGGGCGTACGTTGTATGGCTGCACCTTTGCCTTCCTGCACCATGGCATTGGCGAATTCGGGGTGAAGATCCGCCATGTCGACCTGAACGATGCCAAGGCCCTGAAGGCGGCGATCAACGGCAAAACGCGGATGATCTACTTCGAAACGCCAGCCAACCCCAACATGCAACTTGTGGATATCGCCGCAGTGGCCGAGGCGGTGCGCGGGCATGATGTACATGTAGTGGTCGACAACACCTACTGCACACCCTATCTACAACGTCCGCTGGAGCTGGGGGCTGACCTGGTAGTGCATTCGGCGACCAAGTACCTCAGTGGCCACGGCGATATCACTGCAGGCCTGGTGGTCGGGCGCAAGGCGTTGATCGACCGCATTCGCCTGGAAGGGCTGAAGGACATGACCGGGGCGGTGCTGTCGCCGCATGACGCAGCGCTGCTGATGCGCGGGATCAAGACCCTGGCCCTGCGCATGGACCGCCATTGCGCCAATGCCCGGCAGGTGGCGGAGTTTCTGGCCCGGCAGCCGCAGGTGGAACTGATTCACTACCCGGGGCTGCCGTCGTTTGCCCAGTACGAACTGGCGCAGCGCCAGATGCGTTTACCGGGCGGGATGATCGCATTCGAACTCAAGGGCGGTATCGAGGCTGGCCGGCGTTTCATGAACGCGCTACAGCTGTTCGCCCGCGCGGTGAGCCTGGGCGATGCCGAGTCGCTGGCGCAGCATCCGGCGAGCATGACGCACTCAAGCTATACCGCGAAGGAGCGGGCGCATCACGGGATATCGGAGGGGCTGGTGCGCCTGTCGGTGGGGCTGGAGGATGTGGAGGACCTGCTGGCGGATGTCGAGCAGGCACTGCAGGCTTGCAGCTAG